In Arthrobacter sp. MN05-02, one genomic interval encodes:
- the rplW gene encoding 50S ribosomal protein L23 produces the protein MSGTIAKDPRDVVIAPVVSEKSYGLIDEGKYTFLVDPRSNKEEIKLAVEKIFSVKVDSINTINRVGKRKRTKFGWGQRKGTKRAIVSLKEGSIDIFGGPLS, from the coding sequence GTGAGCGGCACCATCGCAAAGGATCCGCGCGACGTGGTCATCGCACCCGTCGTCTCGGAGAAGAGCTACGGCCTGATCGACGAAGGCAAGTACACCTTCCTGGTCGACCCCCGCTCGAACAAGGAAGAAATCAAACTGGCGGTCGAGAAGATCTTCTCCGTGAAGGTCGACTCCATCAACACCATCAACCGGGTTGGCAAGCGCAAGCGCACCAAGTTCGGCTGGGGCCAGCGCAAGGGCACCAAGCGTGCCATCGTGTCCCTCAAAGAGGGCTCGATCGACATCTTCGGCGGTCCGCTCTCCTAG
- the rplD gene encoding 50S ribosomal protein L4 gives MAANTVKVDLPAEIFDAQTNVPLLHQVVVAQLAAARQGTHKTKTRAEVSGAGRKPFKQKGTGRARQGSIRAPHMTGGGIVHGPTPRDYSQRTPKKMIAAALRGALSDRARNGRIHVLESLVTGGKPSTKGAIETLRAISERPRLLVVIERANDVAALSVRNVPEVHVLYVDQLNTYDVLVSDDVIFTKAAYDQFVGTPAVITEEDAK, from the coding sequence ATGGCTGCCAACACCGTAAAGGTCGATCTCCCCGCGGAGATCTTCGACGCACAGACCAACGTGCCGCTGCTGCACCAGGTCGTCGTGGCTCAGCTTGCCGCCGCCCGCCAGGGTACGCACAAGACGAAGACCCGCGCCGAGGTCAGTGGCGCAGGCCGCAAGCCGTTCAAGCAGAAGGGAACCGGTCGTGCCCGCCAGGGTTCGATCCGCGCCCCCCACATGACCGGCGGCGGTATCGTTCACGGACCCACCCCCCGCGACTACAGCCAGCGCACCCCCAAGAAGATGATCGCCGCCGCCCTGCGCGGAGCGCTCTCGGACCGGGCACGCAACGGCCGTATCCACGTCCTCGAGTCCCTCGTCACCGGCGGCAAGCCGTCGACCAAGGGTGCCATCGAGACCCTGCGCGCGATCTCCGAGCGGCCCCGCCTGCTCGTCGTGATCGAGCGTGCCAACGACGTCGCCGCACTGTCGGTGCGCAACGTCCCCGAGGTACACGTCCTCTACGTAGACCAGCTCAACACGTACGACGTGCTGGTGTCCGACGACGTGATCTTCACCAAGGCCGCCTACGACCAGTTCGTCGGCACGCCTGCTGTCATCACCGAGGAGGATGCCAAGTGA
- the rplC gene encoding 50S ribosomal protein L3, producing the protein MSTSLTRQVKGLLGIKLGMTQVWDENNVLIPVTVVQADSNVITQLLSEDKDGYTAVQIGFGQIDPRKVTKPLAGHFDKAGVTPRRHVVELRTSDADTYSLGQELSVEMFEAGQTVDVIGTTKGKGFAGVMKRHGFHGVGASHGAHKNHRKPGSIGGASTPSRVFRGMKMAGRMGAVRQTTLNLRVHAVDAEKSLLLIKGAVPGARGQVVLVRTAVKGA; encoded by the coding sequence ATGTCTACTTCACTTACGCGCCAGGTCAAGGGCCTGCTGGGCATCAAGCTCGGCATGACCCAGGTCTGGGACGAGAACAACGTCCTCATCCCGGTCACCGTCGTCCAGGCAGACTCGAACGTCATCACCCAGCTCCTCAGCGAGGACAAGGACGGCTACACGGCCGTCCAGATCGGCTTCGGCCAGATCGATCCCCGCAAGGTCACCAAGCCGCTCGCCGGCCACTTCGACAAGGCAGGCGTCACGCCCCGCCGTCATGTGGTCGAGCTGCGCACGTCCGACGCCGACACCTACTCGCTCGGCCAGGAACTCTCCGTCGAGATGTTCGAGGCCGGCCAAACCGTCGACGTCATCGGCACCACCAAGGGCAAGGGCTTCGCCGGTGTCATGAAGCGCCACGGGTTCCACGGTGTTGGAGCCTCGCACGGTGCACACAAGAACCACCGCAAGCCCGGTTCCATCGGTGGAGCATCCACCCCCAGCCGCGTCTTCCGTGGAATGAAAATGGCAGGCCGCATGGGCGCCGTTCGTCAGACCACGCTGAACCTCCGGGTCCACGCCGTCGACGCCGAGAAGTCGCTGCTGCTGATCAAGGGTGCCGTCCCCGGCGCCCGCGGCCAGGTCGTCCTCGTACGCACCGCCGTGAAGGGAGCATAG
- the rpsJ gene encoding 30S ribosomal protein S10, with translation MAGQKIRIRLKSYDHEVIDVSARKIVETVTRAGATVVGPVPLPTEKNVFVVIRSPHKYKDSREHFEMRTHKRLIDIIDPTPKAVDSLMRLDLPADVNIEIKL, from the coding sequence ATGGCGGGACAAAAAATCCGCATCCGGCTGAAGTCATATGACCACGAGGTCATCGATGTTTCAGCACGGAAGATCGTTGAGACGGTGACGCGCGCAGGCGCAACGGTAGTGGGCCCCGTGCCCCTGCCCACGGAGAAGAACGTTTTCGTTGTCATCCGGTCCCCGCACAAGTACAAGGACAGCCGTGAGCACTTCGAAATGCGTACTCACAAGCGTCTGATCGACATCATTGATCCCACGCCCAAGGCCGTCGATTCGCTGATGCGTCTCGACCTGCCTGCGGACGTGAACATCGAAATCAAGCTGTAA
- the tuf gene encoding elongation factor Tu encodes MAKAKFERTKPHVNIGTIGHVDHGKTTLTAAISKVLYDKYPTLNEQRDFASIDSAPEEEKQRGITINISHVEYQTEKRHYAHVDAPGHADYIKNMITGAAQMDGAILVVAATDGPMAQTREHVLLARQVGVPYLLVALNKSDMVDDEELLDLVEMEVRELLSSQGFDGDDAPVVRVSGLKALEGDPEWVKSVEELMEAVDDNVPDPVRDKDKPFLMPVEDVFTITGRGTVVTGRAERGTLAINSEVEIVGIRPVQKTTVTGIEMFHKQLDEAWAGENCGLLLRGIKREDVERGQVIVKPGSITPHTDFEANVYILAKDEGGRHNPFYSNYRPQFYFRTTDVTGVITLPEGTEMVMPGDNTEMTVELIQPIAMEEGLGFAIREGGRTVGSGRVTKILK; translated from the coding sequence GTGGCGAAGGCAAAGTTCGAGCGGACTAAGCCGCACGTTAACATCGGCACCATCGGTCACGTCGACCATGGAAAGACCACGTTGACGGCTGCCATTTCCAAGGTGCTGTACGACAAGTACCCCACCCTCAACGAGCAGCGTGACTTCGCGTCGATCGACTCGGCTCCCGAGGAGGAGAAGCAGCGCGGCATCACGATCAACATCTCGCACGTCGAGTACCAGACCGAGAAGCGTCACTACGCACACGTAGACGCCCCCGGTCACGCTGACTACATCAAGAACATGATCACCGGTGCGGCCCAGATGGACGGCGCCATCCTCGTTGTCGCCGCCACGGACGGTCCCATGGCCCAGACCCGTGAGCACGTCCTGCTCGCCCGCCAGGTCGGTGTCCCCTACCTGCTGGTCGCGCTGAACAAGTCCGACATGGTCGACGACGAAGAGCTGCTCGACCTCGTGGAGATGGAAGTCCGTGAGCTGCTCAGCTCGCAGGGCTTCGACGGTGACGACGCTCCCGTCGTCCGCGTCTCCGGCCTGAAGGCCCTCGAAGGTGACCCCGAGTGGGTCAAGTCCGTCGAGGAACTGATGGAAGCTGTCGACGACAACGTGCCGGACCCCGTGCGCGACAAGGACAAGCCCTTCCTCATGCCCGTCGAGGACGTCTTCACGATCACCGGTCGTGGAACCGTCGTCACCGGCCGCGCCGAGCGCGGAACCCTCGCCATCAACTCCGAGGTCGAGATCGTCGGGATCCGTCCGGTCCAGAAGACCACGGTCACCGGTATCGAGATGTTCCACAAGCAGCTCGACGAGGCCTGGGCCGGCGAGAACTGTGGTCTGCTCCTCCGCGGCATCAAGCGCGAGGACGTAGAGCGCGGCCAGGTCATCGTGAAGCCGGGTTCCATCACCCCGCACACCGACTTCGAGGCCAACGTCTACATCCTGGCGAAGGACGAGGGCGGGCGTCACAACCCGTTCTACTCCAACTACCGCCCGCAGTTCTACTTCCGCACCACGGACGTGACCGGCGTCATCACCCTTCCCGAGGGCACCGAGATGGTCATGCCCGGCGACAACACTGAGATGACCGTCGAGCTCATCCAGCCCATCGCCATGGAAGAGGGCCTCGGCTTCGCGATCCGCGAAGGCGGCCGCACCGTCGGTTCGGGACGCGTCACCAAGATCCTGAAGTAG
- the fusA gene encoding elongation factor G — protein MAQDVLTDLNKVRNIGIMAHIDAGKTTTTERILFYTGVNHKIGETHDGASTTDWMEQEKERGITITSAAVTCFWENNQINIIDTPGHVDFTVEVERSLRVLDGAVAVFDGKEGVEPQSETVWRQADKYEVPRICFVNKMDKLGADFYFTVDTIISRLGAKPLVLQLPIGAENDFIGVVDLLYMRALVWPGDAKGDVTMGAKYEIQEIPADLQAKAEEYRATLVETVAESSDELMNKYLEGEEITIEELKAGIRKMTINSELYPILCGSAFKNRGVQPMLDAVIDYLPSPLDVPPMIGHDPRNEEVELTRKPSTEEPFSALAFKVATHPFFGQLTFIRVYSGQISAGTQVTNSTKTKKERIGKLFQMHANKEIPVEEALAGHIYAAIGLKDTTTGDTLSDSANQIVLESMSFPEPVISVAIEPKTKGDQEKLSTAIQKLSAEDPTFQVSLNEDTGQTIIAGMGELHLDILVDRMRREFKVEANVGKPQVAYRETIKRAVAKHDYTHKKQTGGSGQFAKIQIAIEPLDTAEGELYSFDNKVTGGRVPREYIPSVDAGIQDALNDGVLAGYPVVGIKATLLDGAYHDVDSSSEMAFKIAGRMAFKEAARMAQPVLLEPLMDVEVRTPEEYMGEVIGDLNSRRGQMQSMEDASGVKVIRAHVPLSGMFGYIGDLRSKTQGRAVYSMQFDSYSEVPKAVADEIIQKTRGE, from the coding sequence GTGGCACAGGACGTGCTTACCGACCTCAACAAGGTCCGCAACATCGGCATCATGGCCCACATCGATGCCGGCAAGACCACTACTACCGAGCGCATCCTGTTCTACACGGGTGTCAACCACAAGATCGGCGAGACGCACGACGGCGCCTCCACCACCGACTGGATGGAACAGGAGAAGGAGCGCGGCATCACGATCACGTCTGCCGCCGTCACCTGCTTCTGGGAGAACAACCAGATCAACATCATCGACACCCCCGGGCACGTCGACTTCACCGTCGAGGTCGAGCGCTCGCTGCGCGTCCTCGACGGCGCCGTCGCCGTGTTCGACGGCAAGGAGGGCGTCGAGCCCCAGTCGGAGACCGTCTGGCGCCAGGCCGACAAGTACGAAGTGCCGCGCATCTGCTTCGTCAACAAGATGGACAAGCTGGGCGCCGACTTCTACTTCACCGTCGACACCATCATCAGCCGCCTGGGCGCCAAGCCCCTCGTGCTGCAGCTCCCGATCGGTGCCGAGAACGACTTCATCGGCGTCGTCGACCTGCTCTACATGCGTGCCCTCGTGTGGCCCGGCGACGCCAAGGGCGACGTGACCATGGGTGCGAAGTACGAGATCCAGGAGATCCCGGCCGACCTCCAGGCGAAGGCCGAGGAGTACCGCGCGACGCTCGTCGAGACCGTCGCCGAGTCCTCCGACGAGCTCATGAACAAGTACCTCGAGGGTGAGGAGATCACCATCGAGGAGCTGAAGGCCGGCATCCGCAAGATGACGATCAACTCCGAGCTCTACCCGATCCTCTGCGGCTCCGCGTTCAAGAACCGCGGTGTGCAGCCGATGCTCGACGCCGTCATCGACTACCTGCCCTCGCCCCTCGACGTCCCCCCGATGATCGGCCACGATCCCCGGAACGAAGAGGTCGAGCTGACGCGCAAGCCCAGCACGGAGGAGCCCTTCTCCGCCCTCGCGTTCAAGGTCGCCACGCACCCCTTCTTCGGGCAGCTGACCTTCATCCGCGTGTACTCCGGCCAGATCTCGGCCGGTACGCAGGTGACGAACTCCACGAAGACGAAGAAGGAGCGCATCGGCAAGCTCTTCCAGATGCACGCCAACAAGGAGATTCCCGTCGAGGAAGCCCTTGCCGGCCACATCTACGCCGCGATCGGCCTGAAGGACACCACCACCGGTGACACCCTGTCCGATTCGGCGAATCAGATCGTCCTCGAGTCCATGAGCTTCCCGGAGCCCGTGATCTCGGTGGCCATCGAGCCGAAGACCAAGGGTGACCAGGAGAAGCTCTCCACCGCCATCCAGAAGCTCTCGGCCGAGGATCCCACCTTCCAGGTGTCCCTGAACGAGGACACCGGACAGACGATCATCGCCGGCATGGGCGAGCTCCACCTCGACATCCTCGTGGACCGCATGCGCCGCGAGTTCAAGGTCGAGGCGAACGTCGGCAAGCCGCAGGTGGCCTACCGCGAGACGATCAAGCGCGCCGTCGCCAAGCACGACTACACGCACAAGAAGCAGACCGGTGGTTCGGGCCAGTTCGCGAAGATCCAGATCGCGATCGAACCGCTGGACACCGCCGAGGGCGAGCTCTACTCGTTCGACAACAAGGTCACCGGTGGACGCGTTCCCCGCGAGTACATCCCGAGTGTCGATGCAGGCATCCAGGACGCGCTCAACGACGGCGTCCTCGCCGGTTACCCTGTGGTCGGCATCAAGGCGACGCTGCTCGACGGCGCGTACCACGACGTCGACTCCTCCTCCGAGATGGCCTTCAAGATCGCCGGTCGCATGGCGTTCAAGGAAGCTGCACGGATGGCTCAGCCCGTCCTGCTCGAGCCCCTCATGGACGTCGAGGTCCGCACCCCTGAGGAATACATGGGTGAGGTCATCGGTGACCTGAACTCCCGCCGTGGCCAGATGCAGTCCATGGAGGATGCAAGCGGCGTGAAGGTCATCCGCGCCCACGTGCCCCTCTCGGGCATGTTCGGCTACATCGGCGACCTGCGGTCGAAGACCCAGGGTCGTGCCGTGTACTCGATGCAGTTCGACAGCTACTCGGAGGTCCCCAAGGCAGTAGCCGACGAGATCATCCAGAAGACGCGCGGCGAGTAA
- a CDS encoding hypothetical protein (possible pseudo due to frameshift), with amino-acid sequence MTERLQNEILDASNGLGAAVKRREDTHKMAESNKAFAHYRW; translated from the coding sequence ATGACGGAGCGCCTGCAGAACGAGATCCTCGACGCTTCCAACGGTCTCGGTGCCGCGGTCAAGCGCCGCGAGGACACGCACAAGATGGCCGAGTCGAACAAGGCCTTCGCACACTACCGCTGGTAG
- a CDS encoding hypothetical protein (possible pseudo due to frameshift), with protein sequence MPRKGPAPKRPLVVDPVYGSPLVTQLINKVLVDGKKSTAERIVYGALEGARAKSGGDPVAALKKAMDNVKPTLEVRSRRVGGATYQVPVEVKPGRSTALALRWLVGYSKARRERRR encoded by the coding sequence ATGCCACGTAAGGGCCCGGCCCCGAAGCGGCCGCTCGTTGTAGATCCCGTCTACGGTTCGCCCCTGGTCACGCAGCTGATCAACAAGGTGCTCGTCGACGGCAAGAAGTCCACCGCAGAGCGCATCGTCTACGGTGCCCTCGAAGGTGCTCGCGCCAAGTCCGGCGGCGACCCCGTCGCAGCGCTCAAGAAGGCCATGGACAACGTGAAGCCGACCCTCGAGGTCCGTTCACGCCGCGTCGGTGGAGCCACCTACCAGGTCCCCGTCGAGGTCAAGCCCGGTCGTTCGACCGCCCTGGCCCTCCGCTGGCTCGTCGGCTACTCCAAGGCCCGCCGCGAGAGAAGACGATGA
- the rpsL gene encoding 30S ribosomal protein S12 (possible pseudo due to frameshift) has translation MKRGVCTRVYTTTPKKPNSALRKVARVRLNGGIEVTAYIPGVGHNLQEHSIVLVRGGRVKDLPGVRYKIVRGALDTQGVKNRKQARSRYGAKMEKK, from the coding sequence ATGAAGCGCGGCGTCTGCACCCGCGTCTACACCACCACCCCGAAGAAGCCGAACTCGGCTCTCCGCAAGGTCGCCCGCGTGCGCCTCAACGGTGGCATCGAAGTCACCGCCTACATCCCCGGCGTAGGTCACAACCTTCAGGAACACTCCATCGTGCTCGTGCGCGGCGGTCGTGTGAAGGACCTCCCCGGTGTCCGCTACAAGATCGTCCGTGGCGCGCTGGATACCCAGGGCGTGAAGAACCGCAAGCAGGCTCGCAGCCGCTACGGCGCAAAGATGGAGAAGAAGTAA
- the rpoC gene encoding DNA-directed RNA polymerase subunit beta', with the protein MSSESSFGLMRIGLATADEIRGWSYGEVKKPETINYRTLKPEKDGLFCEKIFGPSRDWECYCGKYKRVRFKGIICERCGVEVTRAKVRRERMGHIELAAPVTHIWYFKGVPSRLGYLLDLAPKDLEKVIYFAAYMITSVDEENRHAELPNLQAEHDLEKKQMTDQRDADIAAIAKDLEDELARLEGEGAKAADKKKARDSADRQMANVRKRADADIERLVQVWDRFKSLKVADLEGDEGLYRELRDRYGLYFEGSMGAEAIKKRLENFDMQAEAELLRDIIQNGKGQRKTRALKRLKVVNAFLTTTNSPLGMVLDAVPVIPPELRPMVQLDGGRFATSDLNDLYRRVINRNNRLKRLLDLGAPEIIVNNEKRMLQEAVDSLFDNGRRGRPVTGPGNRPLKSLSDMLKGKQGRFRQNLLGKRVDYSGRSVIVVGPQLKLHQCGLPKQMALELFKPFVMKRLVDLNHAQNIKSAKRMVERYRPQVWDVLEEIITEHPVLLNRAPTLHRLGIQAFEPQLVEGKALQLHPLVCGAFNADFDGDQMAVHLPLSPEAQAEARILMLSSNNILKPSDGRPVTLPSQDMIIGLHHLTTKREGSAGEGRVFTSPSEAIMAHDSGELHLNSVVRIRVPNFVPSADIAAPEGWEPGNPALIETSLGQVLFNDTLPEDYPWVEKVADKGQLSTIVNDLAERYPKVVTAATLDNLKDAGFYWATRSGVTVAISDISAPINKAGIMEGYETQAAKVQSQFDKGLIADEERRQELIDIWNKATNEVAASMRAAMPKDNTINRMVSSGARGNWLQVRQIAGIRGLVANPKGEIIPRPIKSSYREGLSVLEYFIATHGARKGLADTALRTANSGYLTRRLVDVSQDVIVREDDCGTERGLKVTIAVPNADGELVLHEEVENSAYARTLATDVVDSKGEVLAAAGSDVGDVLIGELFEAGIAEIKVRSVLTCESSVGTCALCYGRSLATGKTVDIGEAVGIIAAQSIGEPGTQLTMRTFHTGGVASAEDITQGLPRIQELFEARTPKGVAPISEVAGRVTVEDAEKQLRLVVTPDDGSEEIAYPVLRRARLLVSDGDHVEVGQQLVFGAVDPKQILRILGPRKAQEFLVDEVQRVYRSQGVGIHDKHVEVIVRQMLRRVTVIESGESDLLPGELAERRRFEDENRRVVSEGKKPASGRPELMGITKASLATESWLSAASFQETTRVLTQAAMEGKSDPLLGLKENVIIGKLIPAGTGLDRYTKVTVEPTEEAKANLFTGPSAFSDFDYAGVEGGLSPEFHAIPLDDYDMGNSDFR; encoded by the coding sequence ATGTCCAGCGAATCCTCCTTCGGCCTCATGCGAATCGGCCTTGCCACCGCGGACGAAATCCGTGGCTGGTCTTACGGCGAGGTCAAGAAGCCGGAAACCATCAACTACCGCACCCTCAAGCCCGAGAAGGACGGCCTCTTCTGCGAGAAGATCTTCGGCCCTTCCCGTGACTGGGAGTGCTACTGCGGCAAGTACAAGCGCGTGCGCTTCAAGGGCATCATCTGCGAGCGCTGCGGCGTCGAGGTCACCCGCGCCAAGGTGCGCCGCGAGCGCATGGGCCACATCGAGCTCGCCGCTCCCGTCACGCACATCTGGTACTTCAAGGGCGTTCCCTCGCGCCTCGGCTACCTCCTCGACCTGGCACCGAAGGACCTCGAGAAGGTCATCTACTTCGCCGCCTACATGATCACCTCGGTCGACGAGGAGAACCGCCACGCCGAACTGCCGAACCTCCAGGCCGAGCACGACCTCGAGAAGAAGCAGATGACGGACCAGCGCGACGCCGACATCGCCGCGATCGCCAAAGACCTCGAGGACGAGCTCGCCCGTCTCGAGGGTGAAGGCGCCAAGGCTGCCGACAAGAAGAAGGCCCGCGACTCGGCCGACCGCCAGATGGCGAACGTCCGCAAGCGCGCCGACGCCGACATCGAGCGCCTGGTGCAGGTGTGGGACCGCTTCAAGAGCCTCAAGGTCGCCGACCTCGAGGGCGACGAAGGGCTGTACCGCGAGCTGCGCGACCGCTACGGACTGTACTTCGAGGGCTCCATGGGTGCCGAGGCCATCAAGAAGCGCCTCGAGAACTTCGACATGCAGGCCGAGGCCGAGCTGCTGCGCGACATCATCCAGAACGGCAAGGGCCAGCGCAAGACGCGTGCCCTGAAGCGCCTCAAGGTGGTCAACGCGTTCCTGACGACGACGAACAGCCCGCTGGGCATGGTCCTCGACGCCGTGCCGGTGATCCCGCCGGAACTGCGCCCCATGGTCCAGCTCGACGGCGGCCGGTTCGCGACGTCCGACCTCAACGACCTCTACCGCCGCGTGATCAACCGCAACAACCGCCTGAAGCGCCTGCTCGACCTCGGGGCTCCCGAGATCATCGTGAACAACGAGAAGCGCATGCTGCAGGAAGCGGTCGACTCCCTGTTCGACAACGGCCGCCGTGGCCGCCCCGTCACCGGACCGGGCAACCGTCCCCTGAAGTCCCTCTCGGACATGCTCAAGGGCAAGCAGGGTCGTTTCCGCCAGAACCTCCTCGGCAAGCGCGTCGACTACTCGGGCCGTTCGGTCATCGTCGTCGGCCCGCAGCTGAAGCTGCACCAGTGCGGTCTGCCCAAGCAGATGGCGCTGGAGCTCTTCAAGCCGTTCGTGATGAAGCGCCTGGTGGACCTCAACCACGCGCAGAACATCAAGAGCGCCAAGCGCATGGTCGAGCGTTACCGCCCCCAGGTGTGGGACGTCCTCGAAGAGATCATCACCGAGCACCCCGTGCTGCTGAACCGTGCACCCACCCTGCACCGTCTCGGCATCCAGGCGTTCGAGCCGCAGCTGGTCGAAGGCAAGGCACTCCAGTTGCACCCGCTGGTGTGTGGTGCGTTCAACGCGGACTTCGACGGCGACCAGATGGCAGTGCACCTGCCGCTGAGCCCCGAGGCCCAGGCCGAGGCGCGCATCCTGATGCTCTCCTCGAACAACATCCTGAAGCCGTCCGACGGCCGCCCGGTCACCCTGCCCTCGCAGGACATGATCATCGGTCTGCACCACCTCACCACCAAGCGTGAGGGCAGTGCCGGCGAAGGGCGCGTCTTCACCAGCCCGTCCGAGGCCATCATGGCCCACGACTCCGGTGAGCTGCACCTGAACTCGGTCGTTCGGATCCGCGTCCCCAACTTCGTGCCCAGCGCCGACATCGCTGCGCCCGAGGGCTGGGAGCCCGGGAACCCTGCGCTGATCGAGACCTCCCTCGGACAGGTCCTGTTCAACGACACCCTCCCCGAGGACTACCCCTGGGTGGAGAAGGTCGCCGACAAGGGCCAGCTCTCGACGATCGTCAACGATCTCGCGGAGCGCTACCCGAAGGTCGTCACGGCGGCGACGCTGGACAACCTGAAGGACGCCGGTTTCTACTGGGCCACCCGCTCGGGCGTCACCGTCGCCATCTCGGACATCTCCGCGCCGATCAACAAGGCCGGCATCATGGAGGGCTACGAGACGCAGGCCGCCAAGGTCCAGTCGCAGTTCGACAAGGGCCTGATCGCCGACGAGGAGCGCCGCCAGGAGCTCATCGACATCTGGAACAAGGCGACCAACGAGGTCGCCGCGTCCATGCGCGCCGCGATGCCGAAGGACAACACCATCAACCGCATGGTGTCCTCCGGGGCCCGTGGTAACTGGCTGCAGGTCCGCCAGATCGCCGGTATCCGTGGCCTCGTGGCCAACCCGAAGGGCGAGATCATCCCTCGTCCGATCAAGTCCTCGTACCGCGAGGGCCTGTCGGTCCTGGAGTACTTCATCGCGACGCACGGTGCCCGTAAGGGCCTCGCCGACACCGCCCTGCGTACGGCCAACTCGGGTTACCTGACCCGACGCCTGGTCGACGTCTCGCAGGACGTCATCGTCCGCGAGGACGACTGCGGCACCGAGCGCGGCCTGAAGGTCACGATCGCCGTACCGAACGCCGACGGCGAGCTGGTGCTGCACGAGGAGGTCGAGAACTCGGCGTACGCCCGTACGCTCGCCACCGACGTCGTCGACTCCAAGGGCGAGGTGCTCGCTGCCGCGGGCTCCGACGTCGGAGACGTGCTCATCGGGGAACTGTTCGAGGCCGGCATCGCCGAGATCAAGGTCCGCTCCGTCCTCACCTGCGAGTCCAGCGTCGGCACCTGTGCCCTCTGCTACGGCCGCTCGCTGGCGACCGGCAAGACCGTGGACATCGGAGAGGCCGTCGGCATCATCGCCGCGCAGTCGATCGGTGAGCCGGGTACCCAGCTGACCATGCGTACCTTCCACACCGGTGGTGTCGCATCGGCGGAGGACATCACCCAGGGTCTGCCCCGTATCCAGGAGCTCTTCGAGGCGCGTACCCCCAAGGGTGTCGCCCCGATCTCCGAGGTCGCAGGGCGCGTCACCGTGGAGGATGCCGAGAAGCAGCTTCGCCTGGTGGTCACCCCCGACGACGGCTCCGAGGAGATCGCGTACCCGGTCCTGCGCCGTGCACGCCTCCTGGTGTCGGACGGCGACCACGTCGAGGTCGGGCAGCAGCTCGTCTTCGGTGCGGTCGACCCGAAGCAGATCCTGCGTATCCTCGGCCCCCGCAAGGCCCAGGAGTTCCTGGTCGACGAGGTGCAGCGCGTGTACCGCAGCCAGGGCGTGGGCATCCACGACAAGCACGTCGAGGTCATCGTCCGCCAGATGCTGCGTCGCGTCACCGTGATCGAGTCCGGCGAGTCGGACCTGCTCCCCGGTGAGCTGGCCGAGCGTCGTCGCTTCGAGGACGAGAACCGCCGCGTGGTGTCCGAGGGCAAGAAGCCGGCGTCAGGCCGGCCCGAGCTCATGGGCATCACCAAGGCGTCCCTCGCCACCGAGTCGTGGCTGTCGGCCGCTTCCTTCCAGGAGACCACGCGTGTCCTCACGCAGGCCGCCATGGAAGGCAAGAGCGACCCGCTGCTGGGCCTCAAGGAGAACGTCATCATCGGTAAGCTCATCCCGGCCGGTACCGGCCTGGACCGCTACACGAAGGTCACGGTCGAGCCCACCGAGGAAGCGAAGGCGAACCTCTTCACCGGTCCGAGCGCGTTCAGCGACTTCGACTACGCAGGTGTCGAGGGCGGCCTGAGCCCCGAGTTCCACGCCATCCCGCTGGACGACTACGACATGGGCAACAGCGACTTCCGCTGA